Proteins encoded within one genomic window of Candidatus Thiodiazotropha endoloripes:
- the pheS gene encoding phenylalanine--tRNA ligase subunit alpha, translating into MEESTLDLQSLIEAAESAIKQADSLPALDEIRVSYLGKSGQLTSQLKKLGSLPPEERPQAGQKINKAKQALQRSIESRKGELEEAALAQRLADEKIDVTLPGRGLQRGGLHPVSRTLERIERLFSSAGFESVQGPEIEDDYHNFEALNIPDHHPARAMHDTFYFDAHLLLRTHTSPVQIRTMEKGEPPMKIIAPGRVYRCDSDLTHTPMFHQVEGFLVDEDVSFADLKGVLYDFLSHFFERELKLRFRPSYFPFTEPSAEVDIECVMCGGEGCRVCSHTGWLEVLGCGMIHPEVFRHVGIDSEKYTGYAFGMGVERLTMLRYGVNDLRLFFENDLRFLKQFA; encoded by the coding sequence ATGGAAGAATCCACATTGGACTTACAAAGTCTGATTGAAGCTGCCGAAAGTGCAATCAAACAGGCCGACAGTCTGCCCGCATTGGACGAGATTCGCGTCTCCTATCTGGGTAAGAGTGGCCAGTTGACTTCACAATTGAAGAAACTGGGTAGCCTGCCCCCTGAGGAGAGACCCCAGGCCGGACAGAAAATCAACAAAGCCAAGCAGGCCCTGCAACGCTCGATCGAATCGCGAAAAGGTGAACTCGAAGAGGCAGCACTGGCACAACGGCTGGCTGACGAAAAGATCGATGTAACCCTGCCAGGCAGGGGACTGCAACGTGGTGGTCTGCATCCGGTCAGCCGAACCCTTGAGCGTATCGAACGACTCTTCTCCAGTGCCGGATTCGAATCGGTTCAAGGTCCGGAAATCGAGGATGATTATCACAACTTCGAAGCGTTGAATATTCCCGACCACCATCCGGCACGGGCAATGCACGATACCTTCTATTTCGATGCACACCTGTTATTGCGTACCCATACCTCTCCGGTACAGATACGCACCATGGAGAAGGGTGAACCGCCGATGAAGATCATCGCGCCGGGTCGGGTCTATCGTTGCGATTCCGATCTGACCCATACACCGATGTTCCATCAGGTGGAGGGATTCCTGGTGGATGAGGATGTTTCGTTTGCCGATCTCAAGGGTGTGCTGTATGACTTCCTCAGCCACTTCTTCGAGCGGGAGTTGAAGCTGCGCTTCCGGCCCTCCTACTTCCCCTTCACCGAGCCTTCTGCCGAGGTTGATATCGAGTGCGTGATGTGTGGTGGTGAAGGATGCCGGGTCTGTAGTCATACTGGTTGGCTGGAGGTTCTTGGCTGCGGCATGATTCATCCGGAGGTCTTCCGCCATGTGGGCATAGACAGTGAGAAGTACACGGGATATGCCTTCGGCATGGGAGTCGAGCGATTGACCATGCTGCGTTACGGGGTCAATGACCTTCGTCTCTTCTTTGAAAATGACCTGCGCTTTCTAAAGCAGTTTGCCTAG
- the rplT gene encoding 50S ribosomal protein L20 — protein MSRVKRGVQAHARHKKVLDEAKGYYGARRKVYRVAKQAVIKAGQYAYRDRRQKKRQFRALWIARINAGARDNGLSYSRMINGLHLANIEVDRKMLADLAVNDKAAFSVLAEQAKAALSS, from the coding sequence ATGTCCCGAGTAAAACGTGGTGTACAAGCACACGCCCGTCATAAAAAGGTGCTTGATGAAGCTAAGGGTTATTACGGTGCCCGTAGAAAAGTTTATCGTGTCGCAAAGCAGGCGGTCATTAAGGCCGGTCAATACGCTTATCGCGATCGCCGTCAGAAAAAGCGCCAGTTCCGTGCGCTGTGGATTGCCCGTATCAATGCCGGTGCGCGTGACAACGGTCTCTCTTACAGCCGCATGATCAACGGTCTGCATCTGGCTAACATCGAAGTCGATCGTAAGATGCTGGCTGACCTGGCTGTGAACGACAAGGCGGCATTTAGCGTGCTGGCAGAACAGGCCAAGGCCGCGCTTTCCAGCTAA
- the rpmI gene encoding 50S ribosomal protein L35 — protein sequence MPKIKTNRGAAKRFKRTSSGSFKRNCSHRRHILTKKSTKRKRQLRAPNTIAKSDVAIARRMMPYA from the coding sequence ATGCCCAAGATTAAGACTAATCGTGGTGCGGCCAAACGGTTCAAACGCACCTCGTCCGGTTCATTCAAACGTAACTGCTCTCATCGCCGTCATATTCTGACCAAGAAGAGCACCAAGCGGAAACGCCAGTTGCGTGCACCCAACACCATCGCAAAGTCCGATGTGGCAATCGCCCGTCGTATGATGCCTTACGCCTAA
- the infC gene encoding translation initiation factor IF-3 produces the protein MAAVKKHRLNDDITAVKVRLIGADGEQVGVVSIDDALRAARDAALDLVEIVPNGEPPVCRVMDYGKFLFELKKTKQAAKKKQKQVHIKEIKFRPGTGEGDYQVKLRNLIRFLEDGDKTKVTMRFRGREHAHRELGLELLERVEKDLADYGQMEQKPAMEGRQMVMVLGPKKK, from the coding sequence ATCGCTGCTGTGAAAAAGCACCGTCTTAATGATGACATTACGGCTGTAAAAGTAAGACTCATTGGCGCTGATGGTGAACAAGTAGGTGTTGTATCAATTGACGACGCTCTAAGGGCTGCTCGGGATGCAGCGCTTGATTTGGTAGAGATCGTGCCGAACGGGGAGCCCCCGGTTTGTCGCGTGATGGATTACGGCAAGTTTCTATTCGAATTGAAGAAGACGAAACAGGCCGCCAAGAAAAAGCAGAAGCAGGTTCATATCAAAGAGATCAAATTCCGGCCAGGGACTGGCGAAGGGGATTATCAGGTAAAACTGCGCAACCTGATACGTTTCCTTGAAGATGGGGATAAGACCAAGGTAACCATGCGGTTCCGCGGTCGTGAGCACGCTCACCGTGAATTGGGTTTGGAGCTTCTTGAACGGGTGGAAAAAGATCTGGCTGATTACGGTCAGATGGAACAGAAACCCGCAATGGAAGGCCGCCAGATGGTGATGGTGCTCGGTCCCAAGAAAAAGTAA